The DNA region TCGACGCCGTACAGTCCCTGCGGGCGGATCACGAGGGCGATCACGAGCAACAGGAATAGCGTCACCTCGGAGAGGCCCGGGAAGGGCACGGTTCCGGAGGTGAATAACCACGTCGTCAGCGAGTCCGCCAGCCCGACGATCAGCGCGGCGACGACCGTTCCCTTGAACGAGCCCAGTCCGCCGATAACGACGACGACGAACGCGTACAGGAGGACCTCGAGGTTGAGCAGCACGCTCGGCCCGGCCGTCGGGTCCCACATGAGGAAGACGCCGCCGACGGCTGCGAGGCCGGTTCCGAGGCCAAAGACGATGGTGAACGCCCGACGGACGTCGATCCCGAGAGCCTCCACCATCTCCGAGTCCTCGCTGCCGGCCCGGATGTAGAGGCCGTACAGCGTCCGGGTCAGGAACGCCCAGACGACGACGGCCAGGATTGCGCCGGCGACGATGGCGAACAGGTAGAACCCGCGGATCCGGGCACCGAACAGCGTCAGTAGGATCTCCGACGGCGCGTCGAGTGCCGACGGAATCGTCGCCTGCGCCCCGGACCATTTCGGCTCGGGCTGGATACCGCGAGCGGTGGCGACGATTCTGGCGACCTCTTCGAGGATCAGTCCCACGCCGAAGGTCAACAGGATCTGGTACATCGGCGTCCGGTCGTAGATCGGACGGACGAGGCCGACCTCGAGGGCGGCGCCGACGGCCGTCAGCAGAGCGAAGACGACGGCCACGACGATCACGAAGAAGACGATCCGGGTCGCCGCGCCCGCGCTCGAGGCGACGAGCAGGACCATCAACACGCCGCCAACGTAGGAGCCGACCATGGCGAACGCACCGTGGGCGAAGTTCAGCACGCCCATCAGTCCGAACACGAGGGTGAGGCCGATGGCGATGATGAAGTAGATCGACGCCTTGCCGAGGCCCTCGATGAGGATGCGGGCGACCGTGTCGAGCCCCTCGAGCGGGGCGACAGCGGCGACAGAAGCAAATGTTCCGATCCACTCGAGCGGGAACGAGGGATCGAGCAGTCCGACGACACCGGGACCGAACCCGATCTCGAGCATCGTCAGGAGCGAGACGAACAGTGCGTTCGTGCCGAGTGGGAGGGACGAGAACGAACTGATCGTGCCGAACGAACCGATCGTACCGAACGTACTGATCATGCCGAGAGATACCTCCGTATCTGTTCGTCGTCGGCGGTGACGCCCTCCGTCGAACCCGACTCGACGACCGTGCCGTGATCGAGCAGGTAGAATCGGTCGGCGAGGTCCATCGCCAGCGGGAAGTTCTGCTCGACCAGCACCATCGTGGTGTCCGCGGAGACGTCGCGCAACGCCTCGACGACCTGGTCGACGATCAGCGGGGCTAACCCCTCACTCGGCTCGTCGACCAGGAGAAGATCGTTCCCGCCGACGATCCCGCGGGCGATGGCCAGCATCTGCTGTTGCCCGCCGCTCAGGTTCCGGGCTTCCTTCTCGCGGAAGCGCTCGAGGTCCGGGAACAGGTCGAACATCTCGTCTCGCAGCACGTCGAAGTCGCCTTCCGGGCCGACAGCGACCCGCAGGTTCTCCTCGACGCTGAGGTAACCGAACATCCGTCGTTCCTCGGGCACCCAGCCGATGCCGCGGGTGGCGACCTCGTGGGTCGGGAGGCCGGTGACGTCCTCGCCCGCGTAGCGAACCGTGCCCTCCCGCGGCGGCGTCAACTGGAGGATCGTTCGCAGGGTCGTCGTCTTCCCGACGCCATTGCGTCCGATCAGGGCGACGACTTCGCCCTCCTCGACGTGCAGATTGACGCCCTGGAGGATGTGGCTCTCGCCGTAGTACGTGTGGACACCCTCGAGTTCGAGCAGGCTCACGACGCCACCCCCGTCGAGGAATCGTTCTCGTCGTCAGTTCGGGACGCTCCGCCGCCGCTGCCTTCTTTGCTGTCGCCGTCGCCGTCACCGTCGTAGCCCCCCAGATACGCCTGCTGGACGGCCTCGCTCTCGCGAACCGTCTCGGGCTCGCCATCGGCGATCAACTCGCCGCGGTTGAGCACTGCGATGCGGTCGCTGATTCCCATGACGACGTCCATGTTGTGCTCAATCAGCATGACCGCGTGATCGGCGGCGACGTCCTCGATGATCGCCGTCACCTGGTCGACATCCTCGCTCGAGACGCCCGCGGTCGGTTCGTCGAGCAACAGCACGTCCGGGTCGCCGGCCAGTGCGATGCCAATCTCGAGGTTGCGCTTCTCGCCGTGGCTCAGGTTCTGGGCGGTCCGGTCGCCTTCCGCGGCGAGGCCGACCCTCTCGAGGATGGACTCGGCCTCGGCGTAGTGATCGTCGAACGCGCCGACGTTGCGCCAGAACTGCCAGGAGTCGTTGCCGCGGTGGGCCTGGACGGCCACGCGGACGTTCTCGAGGACCGAGACGGTCGGGAAGACGTTCGTAATCTGGTAGGACCGGTGCAGGCCGAGTAGCGCCGTCTCGTGGGGCGGGGCGTCGGTGATGTCGACCCACTGCTTAGACTCGTCACTGGTTGTTGCGGTCGGTCCGCCGTCGGTTGCGGTCGGTCCGCCGACGTCGCCGTTACTTGTCCCATCACCGCCACTCGGCGCGAACTCGACTGTCCCCTGCGTCGGCTCGAGCACGCCCGTCAGCAGGTTGAAAAACGTCGTCTTCCCGGCCCCGTTCGGCCCGATCACCGAGCAGAGTTCGCCGGCCTCGAGGCTGAAGTCGACGCCGTCGACGGCGGTGATGCCGCCGAACTCCTTCGTCAAATTGGTCGTCCGGAGCACCATGACGATCAGTTCAGCGAACAGCTGGCGTCCTCGGCCGGTATCATGACCTCCTCGGCCGGGATGGTCTCGACCGGCTCGCCCGGCATCACGGCGGCGTCCCAGTACTCGGAGACGTCGTCGCTGGTCGGGACCGGCCAGGCGACGGTCATCGCCGAGGCGGCCTGGTTGTTGTGCTCCTGGAAGGTGTACGCGCCCTCGCCCTTCGGCGTGTCCGTCACCGTCATGCCGCGCATCGCGTCGGCGATGTCGCCGCTGTCGACCGACCCGGTCTCGTCGATGGCCTGGACGAGAGCCGAGCCGCCGACGAACGTGCCCGCGCTGAACAGGTCGGGCATCAGGCCGTAGGCCTCGGTGTGCAGCTCGATGAAGGCGTCGTTGATCTCGTTGTCGTACTGGTTCCAGTGGTAGCGCGTCGTGAACGGCCCGAGCCCGGACTCCTGGATGTCCTCGGCCGTGAAGTCCTCGCCGAGGGTCGCCTCGACGGCTTGACCCGTGATCTGGGTCGTCACGAGTTCCGCGAACCCGCCGAAGGCCTGGATCTCGTCGTACGCCATCGCCGTTGGGAGAAACTCCGGCAGCGTGATGAAGGTGAAGCCGCCGACGACGCCGTCTGCGCCCTGGTCGAGGGCCTCGTCGAACAGCCCCTCGAATTCGCTGTAGCCCGGCTCGACGAACCGCGGCTCAAGCACCTCGACGCCCTCGTTCTCGAGCACTTCGGTGTAGTTGTTCGCGACGCCCTCGCCGAACGCGCCCTCCGCGGCGAAGATGGCGACCGTCGAGACGTCCCCCTGCTGGGCGACGTATCGACCGCCCGCGCGGGCGTCCATCCCCGTGTGCTCGCTCGCACGGAAGAGCAGGTCGTGGCAGTACTCACTCGAGGCCGTGATGTCCGCGTCAGCCGATGGCCCGGCGATGTACGGAACCCCTGCCTCGTCGAGGATGTTTGTCGAGATCCGCCGCGCGGAGTCGGAACTCGAGGCGCCAAAGAGGAGGTCGACCTCCTCGTCCAGCACTAGGCTTTCGGCGACCGACTGGGCGATGTCCGGAGTGAACTCGGTGTCCTCGACGATGAACTCGAAGGTTGGGCCGTTGTCGGGGTCGATGGTGTGGGTTCCCGTCGTCATTTCGGTGACGGGATCGACGTCGTACTTGTAGGCAATCCCCGAGTAAAAGCCCATGAGGCTGATCTGTCCGTAGTACTCGAGGTCGCCGGAGACGGGTTGTAAGGCGCCGATGCGGATGGTTTCGTCGGAGACCTGCTGGCTTCCGTTCCCGTCGCCGTTGCCATTGCCGTTCCCGTCGCCGTCGCTATCACCGTTCCCGCCATTGCCACCGTTACCACCGTTCCCGCCGTTGCCGTTCCCGTTCTCGTCCGCGATACACCCTGCCAGTCCGGCCGATCCGAGCGCGGCGAGCGCACCCGTTCGCCGGAGCACGTCCCGCCGGTTGGTACCTTGTGCCATACTAGGTTTCTAGATGGATTCCCCCTCCTAAGCAGGGACGGTTGATATACGAACCTCGAGGCGTCGACGGCCGTCTCGGGTCTCTACGCTGGCTATAAAATGTATAGTTAGTCGTTGGCCCCTGGACTGGTGCCCGGCCACTCATTCGTAGGTGAGCGTCATCCCGTCGTCGAACAGCAAGTCGCCGCCGTTGAGGTGACTCGCGAGGCCCGAAAAGCCGAACAGGAACAGGTTCGCCACCTCGAGCGGCGTCATCATCTCGCCAGTCCTGGCCTGGCCGAGCATCACGTCCTCGATCACTTCGTCGACCTCGAGGCCGCGCTGGGCGGCCGTCTCGGGAATCTGCTCCGTGACGAGCGGCGTCTTCACGTATCCCGTGCTCACGGAGAACGCGCGCACGTCGCCGTCGCCCTCGGCGGCGATGGACTGGGTGAGCCCACGGATCCCGAACTTGACCGTGTTGTAGGCCACCTTGTCGCTCGTCACGTAGTGGCCGTGGACCGAGGCCATGTTCCCGACACACCCGTCGTTCGCCTCGAGGTCCTCCCAGAGGTGGCGAGTCAGGACGAACGGCGCCCGGAGCATCACCCGCTGGATCCGATCGTAGGCTGACAGCGGGAACGACTCGAGGGGCGCAACGTGCTGGAGGCCGGCGACGTTTGCGAGGTAGGAAACGTTCCCGCGTTCGCGGGCCGCGTCGGTAATTGCCTCGAGGGCCGCGTCGTCCTCGAGGTCCGCGGCGACCGTCTCCACGCGATCGGCGACCGCGAGGCGCTCGGCGTGCTCGATGGTCTCGGCGAGTCCCGCCTCGTCGACGTCGGTCGCGAGCACGGTGAGCCCGTTGACGGCGGCGGCGAGGACGACGGCCCGGCCGATTCCGGACGCGCCGCCGGTCACTACGCACACGCGGCCGGGGTGAAAGCGGTCGTCGTCGAACTCGTGGACGTCCTCTCGCTCAATCGGTGGAACCGACAGGGCTGTCATAGACAGGTAGAGGTGAGCCGTGAGGCAATAACCAGGGGTTGACAACCGAACCCTCGTCGCTCGAGCCGTCTCGCTGGTGAACGAACGTCGGCGTCGGAAAATTAGCGGAAGACCGGTACGGCCTCCTCGACCTCGAGCACGTCCGAGAACGCGACGGCATCGCCAATCTCGGCGTCGGCCTCGAGGCGGGCGGTCACGCGGGCGTTGCCCTCGGTGCCGAGGTCGACCACCGCGACGCGGTAGCCGCCCTCGAAGGCTGCCGGGGCGACGGCGATGGTCGTTACGGTGTAGACCGTTCCCTCCGTCGGCAGTTCGACCGTCTCGATCTCGCGGGAACCACACTCGTTGCAGGCGGCCTTCGGCGCTGCCGTCTCGTTGCCGCAGGCGACACAGCGCTGGCCCAAGAGCCGACCGTCGCGGAGCCCTGCGGTCCACTCGGCGTGGGTCAGGGGGTCGGGGAGACCCGCGTCACTCATGCGTCCACCTCCAGAATGGAGACGATGGTAGTTCCGGCGTCGCCGCCCAGGTTGTGTGCGAGCCCGCGACGCGCGCCCTCGACCTGGCGCTCGCCAGCCTCCCCACGGAGGTGTTCGGTGAGTTCGACCAGCTGTGCGACCCCGGTGGCGCCGATGGGGTGGCCCTTTGCCTTCAGGCCGCCGCTTGGGTTGACCGGGATGCGGCCGTCGAGGGCGGTTTCCCCGTTCGCGGCGGCCGGGCCGCCCTCGCCGTCCTCGAAGAAGCCGAGCGCCTCGATGGCCAGCACCTCAGCGCCGGTGAAGCAGTCGTGGAGCTCGACCACGTCGATGTCGTCGGGGCCGACACCGGCCTGCTCGTAGGCCTGGTTCGCGGCGTCTCGAGCCGACTGCGTCGCCGTGAAGTCGGCCTTGTCCGCGAGCGGAATCGTGTCAGTGGCGTGGCCGACACCGGAGACGGCGACGGACTCGCCCGAGAAGTCGGCTGCGGCCTCTTCGTTTGCGACGACGACGGCCGCCGCGCCGTCGGAGAACGGACAGCAGTCGAACAGGTGGAACGGCGAGGCGACGATCGGGCTCTCGAGGACCTCCTCGACCGTCGTCTCCGAGCCGAATTGGGCGCGCGGGTTGTAGGTTCCGTGGTGGTGGTTCTTGACCGCGACGGCGGCGAGGTCCTCCTCGGTCGTCCCGTACTCGTGCATGTGGCGGGTCGTCAACAGGCCGAAGACGCCGGGGAAGGAGAGCCCGGTCGGCTGTTCGTACTGGCGGTGGGAGGCGGAGGCGAAGACGGACGTCATCTCGGGCGTGTCGAGGCCCGTCGTCGGGGTACAACGTTCGACGCCGCCGACGAGGATGACGTCGTGCTGGCCGGCCTCGACCGCGCGGACGGCGTGTTTGAACGCGTTCGAGGAGGTCGCACAGGCGTCCTCGTAGCGTTGGCAGGGGATGCCCGCCAGGCCGATGTGACTCGCCAGCGTCGGCGCGAGGTGGGTGTCCCGCTCGGTTTGTCCGCCCATGGCGTTCCCGAGGTAGAACGACTCGATGGCGGGCGCGTCGACACCCGCGTCGTCCATCGCGTCGAACGCCGCGCTCGAGAAGAGTTCCGGAAGCGGCTGGTCGTGGACGCCGAAGTTGGTCATGCCAACCCCGACGATACGTGCCTGGTGCATACGCGTACTGAAGCGGTCCGTGCTAAAAAACGATGTGAAATTCCCGTCCTCTCGCCGAATCCGCGAGCGGCGCTACTCGAAATCTGCACCGCTATTACTCGAGGTCCTCGAGGGCGTCGACGACCCGCCGGAGGACCTTTCGCTCCGCGCGGCGGACGTTCTTCGAGACGGCCGTGTCGGAGACGTCGAACTCGTTGGCGAGCATCTGCAGGGTCGCTCCCCGGGGCTGGTCGAAGTAGCCCTTCTCCGCCGCGACCGTGAGCGTCTGGCGTTCGACCTCCGAGAGCGACCGACAGCCCTCGATCAGGTTACTCGCCGCGTCGGCGTTGTCGAGCACGTCGAAGAGGTCGGGCAGGTCGAGGGCGTCCTCGGCGAGGACGTCGAACTCGTTGTTGCGCTCGAGGTCGGCGAGGGCGTCGTCGGCCGTCCGGGTCTCGTCGAAGCCGACCTCCCAGCGCTCGCTGCCGTCCTCGATGTGAAACGGGCCGGTGATGTAGCCGCCGTTGTCCCGGATCACGCGCATCGCGTTCGTCTCGTCGATGACGGTCCGCAGGAGCGCCGTCCCCTCGTGTTTCTTGAAGAGCGTGCACTCGTACATGTTGTCGTGGGCCTGCAGGGTCGACAGGCCGGACTCGAGCGTCGACCGGTCCTCACCCTCGACCATCATCCGCGTCTCGAGTTCGCGACGCTGGCCGTCGAACTCCCACTGAACGGCGGTGAACGACACGTCGTGATCGTCGGTCGTGTCGATGAACGGGCAGTCGTACTGCTCCATGTCCAGGGTGAGATCGATCATTGACACGTATTGTTAGGTGAACGCCATAACCTTACCCGTCGATTTCGGGACGGAGAGCGGGTGAACAAAGCGCGAGTCACGGTTCGACCTCCGCTCCGTCGTCGGTGTCGTTGCGATTCTCGCCGCCCTCGCCGCTCTCGTTCTGACTCCCCTCGTCCTCGTCGTCCCCGAACCGATCCTCGAGCGCCGTCCGATCGATCTTCGACGGGCCGCTCATCGGCATCTCGTCGACGAACGCGAGGTACTTGGGAATCTTGAACCGCGCGAGTTTCCCGGAGAGGAACACCTCGAGGTCTTCCAGTGCCAGGGCGTCCTCGGGGGTTGCCGCGTTCGTCCGGGCTTCGTCGGTCAGTTCGACGACGGCCTTCCCGACCGTCCCCCACTGGTCGTCGGGGACGCCGACGACAATCGCTTCCGCCACCGCGTCGTTATCCGCGATCACGTCCTCGACCTCGGGCGGGTACACGTTCTCGCCCCCGCTGATGAACATGTTCTTCTTTCGGCCCTCGATGTGGTAGAATCCATCTTCGTCGACTCGGGCGAGGTCGCCGGTGGACACCCACCGTTCGGCGTCAGCCTCGTTCCCGAACGTCTCCCTGGTCGCCTCGGGGTTGCGCCAGTAGCCCGCCGAACCGTGGGGACCGCGCAACTCGAGTTCGCCGATCTCCCCGGCCTCGACCTCACGTCCGTTTTCGTCAATGATCCGGGCGTCAGCGTGGAGAACCGGTTTGCCGACGCTCGCGACCTTCCCGGGGTCGTACTCGTCGGGCATCGCGAAGTTGTTCGGACCGATTTCGGTGAGGCCGTACCCCTGAGACATGTCGACGCCGCGGTCGCGCCAGGCCTGCACGATCGAGTCCCGGCAGGGACCGCCGCCGCTCTTGACGAACCGCAGGCTCGAGAGGTCCGTCCGATCCCAGTCGTCGTGGGTCGCCATCGACCGCAACACGGCGGGGACGGCCACGAGAACAGTCGCCTCGTGGGTCTCGACCTGGTCGAGGACTCGTCGGGGGTCGACCTCGCGGTCGATGACCAGCGTGCCGCCCATGTGGATCAGCGGGAGGGTGATGACGTTCCAGCCGCCGGTGTGGAAGTTGGGGAACACCATCGGCGTCACGTCGTCCGGCCGGAGACCCCACGCGGTGATCGTGTTCGTGGAGTTCCAGTACAGCGAGCCGTGAGTGACCGTCGTCTCTTTTGGCGTCCCCGTCGAGCCGCCGGTGTGGAGCAGGAGGTGCGGATCCGAGAGAGCTCGGTCGCGGCTCTCGACGGGGCCGTCGTTCACCGGAAGCCGGTCTCGATAGACGTCCCACCCGCCCGCGGGTTCGTTGGTCTCGATCTCGAGCACCGATGGATCGACGCTCGAGCGAGCCATCGCGTGCTCGAGGCGCTCGACGAACGGCGACTCGATGACGAGCAGGTTCGGGTCGACGAGTTCCAGCAGTTCGGCCAGTTCCGGCGGCGCGAGTCGGTAGGACAGCGGCGCGAGCACGCTGCCAGTCTTGCCAGTCCCGAAGAACAGGTCGAAGACCTCGAGGCGATTTCGCGAGACGAGGGCGACCCGGGATCCCTCGCACACGTCGTAGTCCTCGAGCAATCGAGCCGTGCGATTCGCCCGCGACTCGAGGTCCGCGTACGTTGCTCGCGTGCCGTCGGTGGCGTCGACGATCGCCGTCCGGTCGGGCGAGAGCGACGCCCGCCTGGCGGTCCAGTCGCCGACCCAGCCGTAGTCGTCGTCGCTCCAGCTCACTCGCGATCACCGGCCTCGAGCGAGGTCTCGCTCCCGGATTCGTCGCCGACGTCGAGGCCGCCCTCGACCGGGTTCGCCTCGAGAAAGTCGATCACCCGCTCGTTCACCCAGTCGGACCGCTCGACGAAGAAGAGGTGATGACCGCCGTCACAGACCTCGAGTCGGCCCTGCGGGATCAGGTTCTCGAGTAGGCGACCGTTCTCGACGGGGACGACCTGGTCGTCACTCCCGTGGAGGATCACTACTGGGACCTCGAGCGCCGACACCTCGTCCGCCGCGTCGAACTCGGCCACGCCCGCCGCCTGGGCCTTCCTGGCCGCGTCGCTCGCGTCGCTCTCGAGGCGCCAGTCGATAATGTCCTCGGTCACGTCGGGGTTCTCCTCGAAAAAGGTCGGCGAGACAGCGGGGGCCATTCGATGACGAATTCGCTCGCGCTCGTCGGCGTCCTCTGGAACCGCGAACATCGCCGCCTGCGTCTCTTCGGGCACCGGAACCGCCTCCGGGCCGCCGGGGGTGGTACAGAGCAAAGAGAGGGTCGCCGCACGGCCGTACTCGAGGGCGTAGCGCTGGGCGATCATCCCGCCCATGCTCGCCCCGACCAGGTGGGCACGGTCGACGCCCGCGTCCGCGAGTACGGTCTCGAGGTCGTCAGCCATCTCCTCGATCGAATACGGTCCCTCCGGGGCGTCGGAGTCGCCCGTGCCGCGGTTGTCCCACAGGATCGTCCGATACTCGTCGGCCAGCGCTTCGCGCTGCCAGCGCCACATCCACCGGCTGTAGCCGAGTCCCTCGACGAAGACGACGGGCTCCCCGTCCGGGTCGCCGCCGACCTCGTAGGCGAGTTCCACGTCGCCGTTGGTCGCTCGAGTCATACTAGCCTAGTTTCCGTCCGCGCTCAAGTACTCCGACGTTCGAGTATCAACCCGCGACTACACGCGGGTCGTGACGAAAGAAGACGTATGTCGACTGCCAGCCCCGGCGACCGGAGCGAGATCAGCCAGCGAATCACGACCGACCACATCGAGCGCTTCGCCGACCTCACCGGCGACGAGAACCCGCTCCACCTCGATCCCGAGTACGCCGCGGAGGGCCTCTTCGACGGCCCCGTCGCCCACGGCATGCTCGCGGCGGGCCTCATCTCGAGCGCCCTCGCTTCCCTCCCCGGCGACGTCGTCTACCTCTCCCAGGACCTCTCGTTCGAGGCGCCCGTGTATCCCGGTCAGACCGTCACCGCGACGGCCGAGGTGCTCGAGGACCTGGGCGACGACCGCTACCGCGTCCAGACGATCGCCCGCGTCGAGGACGACGTGGTCGTCTCGGGGGAAGCCACGGTACTCTCGCTCGCTCACGAGGGCTGACCTCGACTACGGCCTGACACCGAGCCACGCCCCGTCCGAGCGGAATCGCCGGGCCTTGAGACCGACCGTTCGAAAACGGAAGCCCTCCTCACGAAACTCCTCTAGCGACCCGTGAATGCCACAAACTTTTGACATAGTTATTTAGGCTCGACTGTGGTGATTCCGGATATGGAGCCGACGGCTCAACGCCGCTGTCACGCGCTGTTTGGCATCTCGTTATTGCTTCTGACGATTGGGATTGGCTACTGCGTCGTTGTCGGCACCTGCCTGGCGGACTTCACGGTCGTCGTCGCGGGCCTCTTCGTCGGTTGGATCGCGTTATTTTACTGCCTCGGACACGCGTCGGGCTGGGGATGACTGGCTGATACCCGACCGAGGCTTGCGGACTCCTACGAGGCTTGCAGACTCCCACGGACTCCTACACTAATACGCGTTCGAGCGCCACGACGGTCCCCGAGTCGGCCTCGTGGTCGCCGACGAACCGACCGAGACAGACTGCCGCGCCATCAGGCGTGTAGCAGGCCACGAGCGGGTCGTTGCCTCGGTTCATGGCGTCCACGGCGACATCGTCGACCTCGAGTACTCCCGGCGCGTACACCGGCGCCCCGGTAGCGACCGACTCGGCGGCACTGGGGGCGATGGTGACTCGAGGGACGTCCGCGAGAATACGCTCGGCCGGTTCGACCACGTCCAGGAGCGGGTCGGGGTCGTCGTCCTCGAACCAGAACGCGAGCGCGTCGAGGAAGTCCCGGGCCGAGTGAAGCGTTCGGTCGTCGAACGGTGTCGTCGCCGTCCGGCGAAGGTGGCCCATGTGCCCGCCCGTCCCCAGCGCGAGGCCGAGGTCGTGACAGAGTTTGCGGACGTAGGTGCCGCTCTCACAGCGGATTCGCAGGAGGACCTGCCGGTCGCTCGTTTCGAGCACCTCGAGGTCGTAAATCTCGCGCACGCGAACCCGTCGCGAGACGGCACT from Natronosalvus rutilus includes:
- a CDS encoding branched-chain amino acid ABC transporter permease, which gives rise to MLEIGFGPGVVGLLDPSFPLEWIGTFASVAAVAPLEGLDTVARILIEGLGKASIYFIIAIGLTLVFGLMGVLNFAHGAFAMVGSYVGGVLMVLLVASSAGAATRIVFFVIVVAVVFALLTAVGAALEVGLVRPIYDRTPMYQILLTFGVGLILEEVARIVATARGIQPEPKWSGAQATIPSALDAPSEILLTLFGARIRGFYLFAIVAGAILAVVVWAFLTRTLYGLYIRAGSEDSEMVEALGIDVRRAFTIVFGLGTGLAAVGGVFLMWDPTAGPSVLLNLEVLLYAFVVVVIGGLGSFKGTVVAALIVGLADSLTTWLFTSGTVPFPGLSEVTLFLLLVIALVIRPQGLYGVEEVGGH
- a CDS encoding ABC transporter ATP-binding protein; the encoded protein is MSLLELEGVHTYYGESHILQGVNLHVEEGEVVALIGRNGVGKTTTLRTILQLTPPREGTVRYAGEDVTGLPTHEVATRGIGWVPEERRMFGYLSVEENLRVAVGPEGDFDVLRDEMFDLFPDLERFREKEARNLSGGQQQMLAIARGIVGGNDLLLVDEPSEGLAPLIVDQVVEALRDVSADTTMVLVEQNFPLAMDLADRFYLLDHGTVVESGSTEGVTADDEQIRRYLSA
- a CDS encoding ABC transporter ATP-binding protein, producing the protein MVLRTTNLTKEFGGITAVDGVDFSLEAGELCSVIGPNGAGKTTFFNLLTGVLEPTQGTVEFAPSGGDGTSNGDVGGPTATDGGPTATTSDESKQWVDITDAPPHETALLGLHRSYQITNVFPTVSVLENVRVAVQAHRGNDSWQFWRNVGAFDDHYAEAESILERVGLAAEGDRTAQNLSHGEKRNLEIGIALAGDPDVLLLDEPTAGVSSEDVDQVTAIIEDVAADHAVMLIEHNMDVVMGISDRIAVLNRGELIADGEPETVRESEAVQQAYLGGYDGDGDGDSKEGSGGGASRTDDENDSSTGVAS
- a CDS encoding ABC transporter substrate-binding protein — protein: MAQGTNRRDVLRRTGALAALGSAGLAGCIADENGNGNGGNGGNGGNGGNGDSDGDGNGNGNGDGNGSQQVSDETIRIGALQPVSGDLEYYGQISLMGFYSGIAYKYDVDPVTEMTTGTHTIDPDNGPTFEFIVEDTEFTPDIAQSVAESLVLDEEVDLLFGASSSDSARRISTNILDEAGVPYIAGPSADADITASSEYCHDLLFRASEHTGMDARAGGRYVAQQGDVSTVAIFAAEGAFGEGVANNYTEVLENEGVEVLEPRFVEPGYSEFEGLFDEALDQGADGVVGGFTFITLPEFLPTAMAYDEIQAFGGFAELVTTQITGQAVEATLGEDFTAEDIQESGLGPFTTRYHWNQYDNEINDAFIELHTEAYGLMPDLFSAGTFVGGSALVQAIDETGSVDSGDIADAMRGMTVTDTPKGEGAYTFQEHNNQAASAMTVAWPVPTSDDVSEYWDAAVMPGEPVETIPAEEVMIPAEDASCSLN
- a CDS encoding SDR family NAD(P)-dependent oxidoreductase produces the protein MSMTALSVPPIEREDVHEFDDDRFHPGRVCVVTGGASGIGRAVVLAAAVNGLTVLATDVDEAGLAETIEHAERLAVADRVETVAADLEDDAALEAITDAARERGNVSYLANVAGLQHVAPLESFPLSAYDRIQRVMLRAPFVLTRHLWEDLEANDGCVGNMASVHGHYVTSDKVAYNTVKFGIRGLTQSIAAEGDGDVRAFSVSTGYVKTPLVTEQIPETAAQRGLEVDEVIEDVMLGQARTGEMMTPLEVANLFLFGFSGLASHLNGGDLLFDDGMTLTYE
- a CDS encoding Zn-ribbon domain-containing OB-fold protein, whose product is MSDAGLPDPLTHAEWTAGLRDGRLLGQRCVACGNETAAPKAACNECGSREIETVELPTEGTVYTVTTIAVAPAAFEGGYRVAVVDLGTEGNARVTARLEADAEIGDAVAFSDVLEVEEAVPVFR
- a CDS encoding thiolase domain-containing protein is translated as MHQARIVGVGMTNFGVHDQPLPELFSSAAFDAMDDAGVDAPAIESFYLGNAMGGQTERDTHLAPTLASHIGLAGIPCQRYEDACATSSNAFKHAVRAVEAGQHDVILVGGVERCTPTTGLDTPEMTSVFASASHRQYEQPTGLSFPGVFGLLTTRHMHEYGTTEEDLAAVAVKNHHHGTYNPRAQFGSETTVEEVLESPIVASPFHLFDCCPFSDGAAAVVVANEEAAADFSGESVAVSGVGHATDTIPLADKADFTATQSARDAANQAYEQAGVGPDDIDVVELHDCFTGAEVLAIEALGFFEDGEGGPAAANGETALDGRIPVNPSGGLKAKGHPIGATGVAQLVELTEHLRGEAGERQVEGARRGLAHNLGGDAGTTIVSILEVDA
- a CDS encoding helix-turn-helix domain-containing protein gives rise to the protein MIDLTLDMEQYDCPFIDTTDDHDVSFTAVQWEFDGQRRELETRMMVEGEDRSTLESGLSTLQAHDNMYECTLFKKHEGTALLRTVIDETNAMRVIRDNGGYITGPFHIEDGSERWEVGFDETRTADDALADLERNNEFDVLAEDALDLPDLFDVLDNADAASNLIEGCRSLSEVERQTLTVAAEKGYFDQPRGATLQMLANEFDVSDTAVSKNVRRAERKVLRRVVDALEDLE
- a CDS encoding AMP-binding protein — its product is MSWSDDDYGWVGDWTARRASLSPDRTAIVDATDGTRATYADLESRANRTARLLEDYDVCEGSRVALVSRNRLEVFDLFFGTGKTGSVLAPLSYRLAPPELAELLELVDPNLLVIESPFVERLEHAMARSSVDPSVLEIETNEPAGGWDVYRDRLPVNDGPVESRDRALSDPHLLLHTGGSTGTPKETTVTHGSLYWNSTNTITAWGLRPDDVTPMVFPNFHTGGWNVITLPLIHMGGTLVIDREVDPRRVLDQVETHEATVLVAVPAVLRSMATHDDWDRTDLSSLRFVKSGGGPCRDSIVQAWRDRGVDMSQGYGLTEIGPNNFAMPDEYDPGKVASVGKPVLHADARIIDENGREVEAGEIGELELRGPHGSAGYWRNPEATRETFGNEADAERWVSTGDLARVDEDGFYHIEGRKKNMFISGGENVYPPEVEDVIADNDAVAEAIVVGVPDDQWGTVGKAVVELTDEARTNAATPEDALALEDLEVFLSGKLARFKIPKYLAFVDEMPMSGPSKIDRTALEDRFGDDEDEGSQNESGEGGENRNDTDDGAEVEP
- a CDS encoding alpha/beta fold hydrolase, coding for MTRATNGDVELAYEVGGDPDGEPVVFVEGLGYSRWMWRWQREALADEYRTILWDNRGTGDSDAPEGPYSIEEMADDLETVLADAGVDRAHLVGASMGGMIAQRYALEYGRAATLSLLCTTPGGPEAVPVPEETQAAMFAVPEDADERERIRHRMAPAVSPTFFEENPDVTEDIIDWRLESDASDAARKAQAAGVAEFDAADEVSALEVPVVILHGSDDQVVPVENGRLLENLIPQGRLEVCDGGHHLFFVERSDWVNERVIDFLEANPVEGGLDVGDESGSETSLEAGDRE
- a CDS encoding MaoC family dehydratase, whose translation is MSTASPGDRSEISQRITTDHIERFADLTGDENPLHLDPEYAAEGLFDGPVAHGMLAAGLISSALASLPGDVVYLSQDLSFEAPVYPGQTVTATAEVLEDLGDDRYRVQTIARVEDDVVVSGEATVLSLAHEG